GTCACGATGCTACCATCAGGCAAGGTGATTTTTTTACGCTCAGCTTTTCCTGCCTGCAACAATGCATATGTAATGGGAGCAGGAGGCTGGTGTAATTGTTTATATATAAATAGGACAGACGTACATACTAATATAAATACGGCGGCAACTTTCAGGATGCGGGGCAATACGTGCACCTTCACTTTAGGATGGAACATGCGCTCCAAAGCCTCCAGGGCAGCGTCATTAGCAGCATCGGTAAATGCCGGATCGTCTTGTAATTCTTCGAAAGAATCAAACCACTCCCTGATACGGGCAGCTTCCTCCGGTGTAGCTTCACCGGCTCTGTACTTTTTTAAAAGCGATAATATCTCTGCTTTGTCTGATGATGTGTGCATTCATCAGTATAGTCTCTAAATCATATAAGCGGTACCGTTAAGGAATTGTGAACACAATGTTAACAGAATGTAAACGGAGAGCCAATGGTCTGTTTGTAAACGGAGGCGGATCCTTTTGAGGGCAAGGGATATGGTATTCTTTACGGTTTGCTCTGAGAGTCCGTATTCCTGGGCTATTTCGCGGATAGACTTGGATTCCCAGCGGCTGGAAATAAAAACTTTCCGCATGGTATCATTCATCTTTGCGACTTCAGTATCCACCTTTTCCCGCATTTCGCCGGCTATCAACTGGTTCTCGACAGGGAAAGTACTGGGTTCGTCTTTTTCTAATAAGATAGTTTGCCGCGCTAATATTTTTTTATGTGCTATCTGCCAGTCTATTACAGAATAGTAGGCGGCACGGCACAAGTAGTTGAAGATTTTTTCGGGGTTTTGAATGTTGTACCGGTTATTCCAGCAGGAGATCAGTACTTCCTGCAGTATATCTTTGGAGTCATCTTCCGATCGCACGCGGGCATAGATATACTTATACAACGCTACATTGTAACGTAATACAAGTATGGCAAAAGCTTTCTCATCATTCTCCTGCTGAACTAAGGATAATAATTCCGCATCGGTCAAATTCTTCATATAAGACGGAGCTCTAAAGCGATGCGAAATTATTATCGAAAAAAATGGTTGTATGTTATGTTTAAGTTAACTACAAGGGAAACTCATCTGAAAACCTTTGTCCTCTTTGCATTGCTGCGATTTCCACAGGTGTGCATAAACAGTTTTCAAGTTCTATGGTAATTAGATCCTTGTCCATATCCTTGCCTATGATAACCAGTTCATTGTATCGGTCTCCAAAATTTTTATCCCACCTGCTTTCTATTTCTTCCTTGTAATCGAGGAAGCTGGCGTAGCGGATGCGGTCTTTGTAGGGCATACTGCACCACCATACACCGGCTTTTTCAGCGCGGAGACTACCACCGGCCTGACTCCAGTTAATAGCGTCATCCTGCCGGGAAGCGAGCCAGAAGAGACCTTTACTGCGAATAATGCCGGAGTGCCATTCCTCGTTTAAATATCGCCAGAAGCGGCCTGGGTGAAAGGGTTCACGACTGCGGAAGACAAAGCTGCTGATGCCGTATTCTTCAGTTTCCGGTGTGTGGTATTCTTTGTTGAGTTCTTCCATCCAGCCGGCTTGTTGACTGGTGGTGTCGAAATCAAATAAGTGAGTATTCAGTATGTCAGCAGGGGCAATTTTTCCAAATTCGCTGGTGATGATCTTTGCACCGGGATTGAGTTTTTTAACCATGGCTTTTAAAGTGCCTAACATCTCTGGTGTGACCAGGTCTGTTTTATTTAATATAATGACATTCGCAAATTCCAATTGGTCAGTAAGCAGGTTCACCACAGTCCGCTCTTCATGAATACGGGTGCTGCCATAGTCCTGGAGGAAGTTGAAAGAGTCCACAACAGTAACTAAGGTATCGAGTCTGGACAATTCATCGAGCGTGCCGTAGGTAAATGTTTGCGCTACGGGAAGAGGTTCGCTGATACCGGAACTTTCTATTAATAAATAGTCGAACCGCTTTTCATTGGCCAGCTTTTCTACTTCAATGAGTAGGTCTTCGCGCAGGGTGCAGCAGATGCAGCCGTTGCTCATCTCTACGAGTTTTTCTTCTGTTCGGTTGAGGGTATTTTCATTCTTTACGAGTTGGGCATCTATGTTCACCTCACTCATATCGTTGACAATAACGGCCACTTTCAGGCCTTCTTTATTATGCAGGATATGATTGAGCAAAGAAGTCTTACCGGCACCCAGGAAACCACTGAGTACCGTTACAGGCAAACGGTCTGTCATGATGATATGTGTTGTTTGCAGCAAAGATATGCAACTTTGTTGCAAACAGAAATTTTCCATAAAACTTTCGTAACTTCTGAATAAATCCTTTGTTATGAAACCCATCTACCCTATTCTGTGCCTGCTGGCACTCAGCGCCTGTTCCCGGAAGGATATGCTTCCTACTATCAACAATTCAAATCCTGACACTATAATTCCGAAATCTGCTATCAATGATTTTATTGAACAACGGCTTAAAGAGGAGGATCATTTCGACTGGACCATGGCCAATGATAGTATGTTGTGGAGTGCATTGATCCAGTCAGATAGTGTATTAAGCATAGGCTATAATACCGGCGATAAGGAGAAAGTATTAAAAGTGGTACGGGAACATGAAGGCGCGCTTATTTATCCATTCAAAGAAGGGAAATTGCCATTTCTTAATCTGAAAGTAGGTAATTATGCTACCATCAAAGCACTGCGTGGATTTGTTCGTTATGCAGATCCTATTGGCTATGGCGCTTATAGTCAGGCTAATGCAAGGCCAGCCAGTAGCCTATTAAATTTCGGCTGCGGGAGTAATACAGCCCAAACAAATATTGATTATACTTCGATACTCCCCGCAGCTAAACAATCCTGGAATTACACCTATCACCACATTCCTGAGGCATGGTCACAATCTACCGGGGCGAATATCAAGGTTATGATCATTGATACAGGTATCAGTGATGCGCAGGAAAACTTAGGCTCCACATTCAACCAGGGATACTCTTCGGGAAGAAGCATTACCCGTGCGGTGACTTATTCCGGAGCGACCACCAATGACGATTGCGGGCATGGAACCAGTATGGCGGGTGTACTGGCAGGGCCACGCGGCACAGATGGCAATACGGCAGGTATTGCCTACAATTGTAATCTGCTCATGGTACATGCGGCTGAAAATGTGGTGATCCTCTCTTCAAATTCCGTGAATGGTGTAACTGATGCTTATGTACTAGGTGCAGATGATCCGGATGTAAAGATCATCAGTATGAGTTTGGGTACTATTTTTAGCTATGGCCAGATCAAAGATGCGATTGCCTATGCTGATAGCAAACAAAAATTGATGTTCTGTGCAGCAGGTACTTCTTTTTCATTCTTTGCAAGTTTTGTGGGCGTGATCTTCCCGGCTAATCAGCCACAGGTACATGCAGTAACGGGGGTAAAAGATAACCTGACCACACGTTGTGATGACTGTCATGTAGGGAGCAAAGTAGATTTTACAATAGTGATGGAAAAAGCCAGTAACGGTTTGCATCCATTGAGTATTGCGATGAGCGGCGATGTACCTTCCACAGTAGGCGGGTCATCAGTAGCGACGGCCAGCTGTTCGGCCATCGCAGCATTGATATGGAGTAAAAACCCGGGGTATCCAAGGGATAGCATTATCAGCAAGATGCGGAGAGCAGGCTCCTACCCTGTGACCCGCAATAGTTCTTTTGGCTGGGGTGTGGTAAATGTGGCTACGGCCTTATCGCTTTAGGAAACGGTTATGTAAAATGCGTTGTAGTGTTTCTTCCTTCTGATATTTTGAAACAGTGATCTGAAAAGCACCTACATACAGCGTATTGCCTTCAATACTATTGATCTTGCCGATGGCCACCAGGTAAGACTTGTGTGGTTGTACAAAGGATGTTGCGGGCAGGTGCTCCTGCAACATCTTTAATGTAAGGTGCGTAATGATCTTTCTGTCAGGTACGTGAATAGCAACATAATTCTCCATGGCTTCGACAAAGAGAATGTCATTCACGCTGATCTTTTCCAGCTTGCTATCTACTTTTACAAACAAGTAATCGCTTGTGGATGGTTGGGTTTGGAAATGATCATAGATCTTATTGGCGGTTTTGAGAAAGCGTTCAAAAGAAATAGGTTTTAGTAAATAATCCAGTACTTCCAGTTCATACCCGTGCACAGCGTATTTTTCGTATGCAGTTGTGAATACAACCTTTGGCGGACGAGTTAGGTTTTTTAATAATTCAATACCTGTCATATAAGGCATCTCAATATCCAGGAATAAAACATCTACCTGTTGTTGTTTTAGCAACGAGTTCAATTCTATGGCATTTTCACACTCGCCTTTCAGATCAAGAAAATCTATCTTCTCAATATACACACTCAATGATAGCTTTTCAGAGGCACGTAATTTTTGCAGGCTGATAAAACTCTCCAGGTAATTCAATTCCTGTCTGACAGGTACCGTTAGTTGCTGGTCATACAATTGATATCTTATTAATGAAAGATAAGCACGCCAAAGATAGCGAGGATCCGGAGCCAGTCTAACCATGCCTGACGGGGAGTTAATTGCATAAGTTTGAGTTTATACAGGCAAATTAGCGTTGGAGGCAGGGAGGGGGAAATTAGTTTGACGTAAGGGCGGATTTTGGGGGTGTAAGGAGGATATAGAAAGAAAGACCTTTTAAAACTATGGCAATTTTGCCACCAACTTTTCAGGCATCCATCTCAATACCTGATATATAAGTTTCCATTTTATGCCCGGTACAATCGTAAACCCATTACCGGCATTTACAATTTCACGCGCAATAAACGGAGGTTCCATCAATAAAGACGCCGGGAGGTCAAGTCCGGCCGTCATCTTACTGCGTATATAACCTGCTACTATTACATTGACCACTATCTTTCTGGCAAACAAATATTGTCTCATCCCTGCCAGGTATTGCGTAAATGCCGCTTTTGTACTACCGTAAATAAAGTTACTTTTTCGTCCCCGCACACCAGATAATGAAGATAACCCGATGATCCGTTCCAGATGATCATTTCCCTTGTCATTTACAATGATATTAATGATGGATACAGCGCCGGCATAGTGTACCTGCATCATCCGATAACTTCCTTCCCAATCTGTCAGGGCCTGTTCATTCACGACCTGAAAACCGGCTGCATATACAACGATATGGGGTTTTGCAGGTAATGCAGCGTAGAAAGCCGCATGTGTTTCAAAAGCAATGGCATCAAAATAACAGATGGTCAGGCGGCTATTGGAAACATGCTTTGCTTCCATAAACGATTTTATCGCTGCAGTACTACGGGATGCTGCTATCACCTGATATCCTTTTACGAGATATAATAAAGTAGCTTCTTTCGCCACATCAGAATTGGCGCCGAGGATCAATACAGTTTTGGACATAAAAAGCAATCTAAGGAAAAACTAAATCATTTTAGCAACCCCATCGGCTAAAATCCTGCTATTCTTTGTTAATTCCCGCAAATACCCTCTCCATTTTTCATAATACTTTTCCATCCAGCATCATCCAACTGTAGTTATGAAAACAATTGTAAACGATTACTTTAATTCAACCAAGGGACAATATCCTTTATTACATCTACGCGAAAAACTGTTTTATTATGAAACGAATTGTAAACGATTACGTTCGCTACCTTTTTATATCGAATGATGCAAACGTTTGCAAACAACCACTAATCGGGGATTCCATTTTGTAAAAACAATTTCTACATCATGATAAAACGACTACTCTTACAATGGTCGGTAGCCCTCCTATTTCTTCAACTAATAGGATCACCCACCACCTACGGGCAAAGCACCCTTACTGTAAGCGGTACGGTACGCTCCGGCAATGAAGTGCTCATCGGCGTGAGCGTCTACCAAAAGAACAATATCAACATCGCTACCAAAACAGACGAAAACGGTCACTTCAAACTTACTGTACCAGACAATGCTACCCTGATCTTCTCCTTCATCGGTTACCACCGGCAGGAAGTGAATGTCAACGCACGTCCTATTCTCAACATCAACCTCGTCACGGAAGATAAAGCACTGGGCGAAGTGGTGGTTGTAGGCTACGGCAAACAAAAAGCGCCTACCGTGACAGGGGCTATTTCTACTGTTGGCGGCAAAGAGCTCGTCTCTACCCCCGTGTCCAACATCACCAATATGCTTGTGGGCCGTGCCTCCGGTATCAGTGCCGTACAGTCCAGCGGTGAACCCGGGCAGAATGCTGCAACCATCCACATTCGTGGTATTGCAACTTTAAACGGTCAGGATCCGCTCATCGTAATCGATGGTATACAGCAACCGGCAGAGCAACCTTACGTGGTGCTCAATGCCATGGATGCGAACGAAATCGAAGGCATCTCTATCCTGAAAGATGCTTCTGCTACCGCTGTATATGGTATCCGGGGTGCGAACGGTGTTATCATCGTCACCACCAAAAGAGGGAAACTCAATAAACCTACCTTCGGTTTCACCGCCAATGGAGGTTTTACAAACGCGACCTCCCTCCTGCCCATTCTCAATTCCTACCAATATGCCCTCTTCCGCAATGAAGGTGTCCGCAACGCGGAAGCCGCCGGCAACAGCAGCTTCGATAACCTGCTCTTCACCGACAATGAATTGTGGAAATTCAAAAATAACAGGGATTATACGACGGACGAAATCAACAGCCTTGAAATAGGGAGCAGCGACAGACAGGCACTGGCCAACAGCCCCGCCCTGTACTACACTTCCCATAACTATTTCAAGGAAATCTTCGGAGGTAAGGGCCAGCAACAACAATACAACATGAATATATCCGGCGGGGTTGAAAAAGTAAGGTACTTTGCTTCGCTGGGTTACTATCACCAGCAAGGTATTCTCAACGACTACAACTACGGTGGTGCTAATACGAATTCGAACTTCAAACGTTATAACTTCCGATCCAACTTCGACATCGACGTATTCAAAAACTTCCAGATCAGTGTGAACCTGGCAGGGCAATCAACCGTTGGACATGTGCCTTCCGGCGGCTATAGCTCTTCGGACCAGGGCGATCGCTACCAGCTCATCATCCAGAAGATCTTTGAAAGTAGTCCGTTCGTAGGGCCCAACTTCGTTAATGGTAAACTGGTGAATGGGTTTATCGGCACCTCCGGCGATGGCATCAATCCCCTTGTAGATAAAGGTGGCAGTGGTGTTTCGCCCATCAGTGACTTCCTCAGTGCCGGTACGCTGAACCAGTATATCACTACCCTCACCAGTACTGTGAACCTGAAGCACCAGATGGACTACATCACCCCGGGACTGAATCTGAATGGAAAGATCGCCTACGATGACAGTTATACGAAAGGCTTCTACGAAACTACCAGTATTCCGCTTTACAAAGCCATGCGCGATCCCAACAATCCTAACAACATTGTGCTTGCCGGTGGTCAGTTAAACCCTGACTACACCTCCGACAACTGGGGTAATGGTGCCTGGCGCAAAGTATACCTGGAAGCTTCTATCGACTACGCCCACAGCTTTGGCAACCACAACGTGTCCGCGTTATTCCTTGGCAATGCCCAGAAGTACACGGCACACGACCTGGCATATAACACCCCCTCCGGTTTAATGGGTCTGGTAGGCCGTGTTACATACAATTTTAGTGAACGCTACCTGCTGGAATTCAACATGGGCCTGAATGGTACTGAAAACTTCGCACCTAAGCGCCGCTTTGGTTATTTCCCCGCTGTATCTGCAGGTTGGGTCGTAACAAAAGAACCATTCTATCCTAAGAACGATGTGCTTACCTGGCTCAAACTTCGCGGCTCCTATGGAGAAGTGGGTAGCGACAGGCTGGGAACTCGCCGCTATCTCTACCTGCCCAATGGCTGGTCATCCAGTTCAAGCGGTTACTATTTTGGCAATAGCAATGGCAGCAGTGCAAACCCTTATTTCTCCGGCGCCAGCGAAACCACTTTGGGTAATCCTGATGTGACCTGGGAACGTGCAAAGAAACTAAACCTTGCCGCTGACCTACGTTTGTGGAAGGATAAGATCACCCTCTCTGCTACCCTCTTCAGGGAAAAAAGGAATAACATCCTCGTGAACCTGCAAACCATACCGGCTACCTATGGGGTGTCTTCTTCTATTGTACCTCCTGCGAATATTGGCCGCGTCAGCAACCAGGGTTATGAGATAGAGCTAGGGTACAATGATAATATTGGTAAACTCAGTTATTTCCTCCGTGGCAATTTCTCCTATGCGCGCAATAAGATTGAATACATGGCAGAACCGTCTTACCAGTACCCATGGATGAACGAGACTGGCTACAGCATTGGGCAGTACAAAGGTTATGTATGGGATGGTTTCTTCAACACGACCGAAGAACTGAATAACCGCCCGTATAATACGAACGGCAACCAGGCAAGACTGGGCAATATCCGTTACAAGGATATCAACGGCGATGGCATCATTGATACCAAAGACCAGGTGCCTATCGGTTACTCCAACCTGCCACGCATAGCCTACAACCTGACTATCGGTTTCTCTTATAAAGGTTTTGATATCTCTGCACTGTTTATCGGTACAGCACAGGGTTCTTTCCCACAATCCGGCTATGTGCTGAGTACCCCGTTTGCCAAGAACGTTGGCGCTGTATTCCAGCCTTACTACGATGGTCACTGGACACAGGAAAAGTATGAGAAAGGTGAAAAGATCACCTATCCCTCCTTCTCTTTCAGTGGTTCCGGACCCAATAACCTGTTCAGCGACTTCTGGCTCAAGTCTAATAACTTCAAGCGTCTTAAGAACCTTGAAATAGGTTACAGCATCCAGGACAGGGCATTACTCACGCGTGCGCATATTCGCAGTATCCGTTTCTATGCCAATGGTAATAACCTCATTACCTGGAGCAAAGAAGTGATGAAAGGCATTGACCCTGAGCTGGCGGACGATGGCAAGAACAGTATGGGATATATGTACCCGCTGACCCGCACGTTCAACTTTGGTACCAATATCCAGTTCTGATCCACTAAAAACATTTGAGATGAAACCTTACTATATTATATGCATGGTGCTGTTGCTGTTTGCCTGCCAGAAGGACTTTCTGCAAATGCCCATCTCCAATACAACAACGACAGATTCGATATTCTCTACAACTATCAAAGCGCAGGGAGCTATCGCCAACGCCTATAAGAAAGTGCTGTGCCAGGGTCTGCCCTACCAGGCTTACTGGAACTCACTCATCCAGGACAATATATCCGGTGCCCTTACCTATGGCTTCTCCTGGACATGGGGCTATGGTATTGCCACCAGTACCGGCCTCACAGC
This Chitinophaga sancti DNA region includes the following protein-coding sequences:
- a CDS encoding RNA polymerase sigma factor, with the protein product MKNLTDAELLSLVQQENDEKAFAILVLRYNVALYKYIYARVRSEDDSKDILQEVLISCWNNRYNIQNPEKIFNYLCRAAYYSVIDWQIAHKKILARQTILLEKDEPSTFPVENQLIAGEMREKVDTEVAKMNDTMRKVFISSRWESKSIREIAQEYGLSEQTVKNTISLALKRIRLRLQTDHWLSVYILLTLCSQFLNGTAYMI
- a CDS encoding GTP-binding protein — its product is MTDRLPVTVLSGFLGAGKTSLLNHILHNKEGLKVAVIVNDMSEVNIDAQLVKNENTLNRTEEKLVEMSNGCICCTLREDLLIEVEKLANEKRFDYLLIESSGISEPLPVAQTFTYGTLDELSRLDTLVTVVDSFNFLQDYGSTRIHEERTVVNLLTDQLEFANVIILNKTDLVTPEMLGTLKAMVKKLNPGAKIITSEFGKIAPADILNTHLFDFDTTSQQAGWMEELNKEYHTPETEEYGISSFVFRSREPFHPGRFWRYLNEEWHSGIIRSKGLFWLASRQDDAINWSQAGGSLRAEKAGVWWCSMPYKDRIRYASFLDYKEEIESRWDKNFGDRYNELVIIGKDMDKDLITIELENCLCTPVEIAAMQRGQRFSDEFPL
- a CDS encoding S8/S53 family peptidase, whose amino-acid sequence is MKPIYPILCLLALSACSRKDMLPTINNSNPDTIIPKSAINDFIEQRLKEEDHFDWTMANDSMLWSALIQSDSVLSIGYNTGDKEKVLKVVREHEGALIYPFKEGKLPFLNLKVGNYATIKALRGFVRYADPIGYGAYSQANARPASSLLNFGCGSNTAQTNIDYTSILPAAKQSWNYTYHHIPEAWSQSTGANIKVMIIDTGISDAQENLGSTFNQGYSSGRSITRAVTYSGATTNDDCGHGTSMAGVLAGPRGTDGNTAGIAYNCNLLMVHAAENVVILSSNSVNGVTDAYVLGADDPDVKIISMSLGTIFSYGQIKDAIAYADSKQKLMFCAAGTSFSFFASFVGVIFPANQPQVHAVTGVKDNLTTRCDDCHVGSKVDFTIVMEKASNGLHPLSIAMSGDVPSTVGGSSVATASCSAIAALIWSKNPGYPRDSIISKMRRAGSYPVTRNSSFGWGVVNVATALSL
- a CDS encoding LytTR family transcriptional regulator DNA-binding domain-containing protein, whose translation is MVRLAPDPRYLWRAYLSLIRYQLYDQQLTVPVRQELNYLESFISLQKLRASEKLSLSVYIEKIDFLDLKGECENAIELNSLLKQQQVDVLFLDIEMPYMTGIELLKNLTRPPKVVFTTAYEKYAVHGYELEVLDYLLKPISFERFLKTANKIYDHFQTQPSTSDYLFVKVDSKLEKISVNDILFVEAMENYVAIHVPDRKIITHLTLKMLQEHLPATSFVQPHKSYLVAIGKINSIEGNTLYVGAFQITVSKYQKEETLQRILHNRFLKR
- a CDS encoding SDR family NAD(P)-dependent oxidoreductase: MSKTVLILGANSDVAKEATLLYLVKGYQVIAASRSTAAIKSFMEAKHVSNSRLTICYFDAIAFETHAAFYAALPAKPHIVVYAAGFQVVNEQALTDWEGSYRMMQVHYAGAVSIINIIVNDKGNDHLERIIGLSSLSGVRGRKSNFIYGSTKAAFTQYLAGMRQYLFARKIVVNVIVAGYIRSKMTAGLDLPASLLMEPPFIAREIVNAGNGFTIVPGIKWKLIYQVLRWMPEKLVAKLP
- a CDS encoding TonB-dependent receptor → MIKRLLLQWSVALLFLQLIGSPTTYGQSTLTVSGTVRSGNEVLIGVSVYQKNNINIATKTDENGHFKLTVPDNATLIFSFIGYHRQEVNVNARPILNINLVTEDKALGEVVVVGYGKQKAPTVTGAISTVGGKELVSTPVSNITNMLVGRASGISAVQSSGEPGQNAATIHIRGIATLNGQDPLIVIDGIQQPAEQPYVVLNAMDANEIEGISILKDASATAVYGIRGANGVIIVTTKRGKLNKPTFGFTANGGFTNATSLLPILNSYQYALFRNEGVRNAEAAGNSSFDNLLFTDNELWKFKNNRDYTTDEINSLEIGSSDRQALANSPALYYTSHNYFKEIFGGKGQQQQYNMNISGGVEKVRYFASLGYYHQQGILNDYNYGGANTNSNFKRYNFRSNFDIDVFKNFQISVNLAGQSTVGHVPSGGYSSSDQGDRYQLIIQKIFESSPFVGPNFVNGKLVNGFIGTSGDGINPLVDKGGSGVSPISDFLSAGTLNQYITTLTSTVNLKHQMDYITPGLNLNGKIAYDDSYTKGFYETTSIPLYKAMRDPNNPNNIVLAGGQLNPDYTSDNWGNGAWRKVYLEASIDYAHSFGNHNVSALFLGNAQKYTAHDLAYNTPSGLMGLVGRVTYNFSERYLLEFNMGLNGTENFAPKRRFGYFPAVSAGWVVTKEPFYPKNDVLTWLKLRGSYGEVGSDRLGTRRYLYLPNGWSSSSSGYYFGNSNGSSANPYFSGASETTLGNPDVTWERAKKLNLAADLRLWKDKITLSATLFREKRNNILVNLQTIPATYGVSSSIVPPANIGRVSNQGYEIELGYNDNIGKLSYFLRGNFSYARNKIEYMAEPSYQYPWMNETGYSIGQYKGYVWDGFFNTTEELNNRPYNTNGNQARLGNIRYKDINGDGIIDTKDQVPIGYSNLPRIAYNLTIGFSYKGFDISALFIGTAQGSFPQSGYVLSTPFAKNVGAVFQPYYDGHWTQEKYEKGEKITYPSFSFSGSGPNNLFSDFWLKSNNFKRLKNLEIGYSIQDRALLTRAHIRSIRFYANGNNLITWSKEVMKGIDPELADDGKNSMGYMYPLTRTFNFGTNIQF